The Allofrancisella frigidaquae genome has a segment encoding these proteins:
- a CDS encoding YbgA family protein — MKKIPIGVSSCLIGNNVRFNGGNCHKSYITGVYANYFDYKVVCPEIAAGLGVPRPTLFLVEDATKNFLAVKTSKMHDDMTDKINSGIEQIISKLDTVYGFILRTKSPSCGVQTARVFDAQHNYTGTKADGIFVKALREYDPLLPLEDDGRLTDKTLRDHFLRKVFCYYDLKTTFMNCENIAQMMEYHSKHKVLLRLYNNKLKKELGNMLSDYSQSLNLQTLKSKYIEFFMQAMDKPVGRGAHYMALQNVLREINKKISKSQRQYLQEILNKYKDSKVAWDVPVSIIKMYLLELELPYLNKQSYLNPYPDDLMTI; from the coding sequence ATGAAAAAAATCCCTATAGGTGTTAGTAGTTGTTTAATTGGTAATAATGTTCGTTTTAATGGTGGTAATTGTCATAAATCATACATAACAGGCGTTTATGCAAACTATTTTGATTATAAAGTAGTCTGTCCAGAGATTGCAGCAGGTTTAGGTGTTCCCCGACCTACTTTATTTCTAGTCGAAGATGCCACAAAAAATTTTTTAGCTGTAAAAACTAGTAAAATGCATGATGATATGACTGATAAAATTAATTCAGGCATTGAGCAAATAATCTCTAAACTGGATACTGTTTATGGATTTATTCTGCGAACAAAGTCTCCTAGCTGTGGAGTTCAAACAGCAAGAGTTTTTGACGCGCAGCATAATTATACTGGAACTAAAGCAGACGGTATATTTGTTAAAGCGTTACGAGAATATGATCCATTACTACCTTTAGAAGATGATGGTAGACTTACAGATAAAACGTTACGTGATCACTTCTTGAGAAAGGTATTTTGTTACTATGATCTTAAAACTACTTTTATGAATTGTGAAAATATAGCACAAATGATGGAGTATCATTCAAAACATAAAGTTTTGTTACGTTTATATAACAATAAGTTAAAAAAAGAGTTAGGCAATATGTTATCGGATTACTCACAAAGCTTAAATCTACAGACGCTTAAGAGTAAGTATATAGAATTTTTTATGCAAGCTATGGATAAGCCTGTAGGAAGAGGAGCTCATTATATGGCTTTACAGAATGTCTTAAGAGAAATAAATAAAAAAATTTCGAAATCGCAACGCCAATATTTACAAGAAATTCTTAATAAGTACAAAGATAGTAAAGTAGCTTGGGATGTTCCAGTAAGTATCATTAAGATGTATTTATTGGAACTCGAATTGCCTTATTTGAATAAACAAAGTTATTTAAATCCTTATCCTGATGACCTTATGACAATTTAA
- a CDS encoding disulfide bond formation protein B — protein MKRFDNLIFPINTLVCTLAIITTVFTIIVLNWKPCPMCLLQQFSVITVAIFSILGWVKKKPVIFSLIIRIIIFAVIIAGLYVAAYQTYIQYFSINASTYDSSCGMLDNTLIIQATKAFTGAVENCSDISEEISGISLAVYSLMFFTSLLIINTISFFMILFKKVEK, from the coding sequence ATGAAAAGGTTTGATAATTTAATATTCCCAATTAATACTTTAGTTTGTACGCTAGCTATCATAACTACTGTATTTACAATTATAGTACTAAATTGGAAGCCATGCCCTATGTGTTTGCTACAGCAATTTAGTGTAATTACAGTAGCAATCTTTAGTATTCTAGGGTGGGTTAAAAAAAAGCCCGTTATTTTTTCTTTGATAATTAGAATTATTATTTTCGCAGTTATTATCGCGGGGCTTTATGTAGCTGCATATCAAACATATATTCAGTATTTTTCAATAAATGCATCAACATATGACAGCTCATGTGGTATGTTAGATAATACTCTGATCATCCAGGCTACAAAAGCTTTTACAGGTGCTGTAGAAAACTGTTCTGATATTTCCGAAGAAATTTCTGGTATCAGCTTAGCAGTCTATAGCTTAATGTTCTTTACAAGTTTATTAATCATAAATACAATTTCTTTTTTTATGATTCTTTTTAAAAAGGTAGAAAAATAG
- the rlmH gene encoding 23S rRNA (pseudouridine(1915)-N(3))-methyltransferase RlmH, translating to MKIKILSLGEKPPKWVTDGFEEYKKRLSKAIPVELIELPIAKRTKTGNPTLWLEQEAKTILNRLSDNDYLVILDVQSKLISTEELANKMQNWKLNNPNIVILIGGPDGIDQSIKNLAKDKISISKMTFPHPIVRIIIAEQIYRAHTILEGHPYHK from the coding sequence ATGAAAATCAAAATTTTATCACTAGGTGAAAAACCACCTAAGTGGGTAACAGATGGTTTTGAAGAGTACAAAAAACGCCTTAGTAAAGCCATACCTGTTGAACTTATAGAATTACCTATAGCAAAGCGTACTAAAACTGGTAACCCTACTCTATGGTTAGAACAGGAGGCAAAGACTATACTAAACCGGCTTAGTGACAATGACTATCTAGTTATATTAGATGTTCAATCTAAGCTAATATCTACTGAGGAATTAGCTAACAAAATGCAAAATTGGAAACTTAACAACCCAAATATTGTAATTTTGATTGGAGGACCAGATGGTATTGATCAAAGCATTAAAAACTTAGCTAAAGATAAAATTTCTATTTCAAAAATGACTTTTCCACATCCTATAGTTAGGATAATAATAGCAGAGCAAATATATAGGGCACACACTATTTTAGAAGGACACCCGTATCATAAATAA
- a CDS encoding efflux RND transporter periplasmic adaptor subunit: MLDYKKILSNTKQKIHASKKNYLAFTITTLVLAWLILGNIGVSIAIVYFIFQFGFIKKQLSRLKDKKVASIAVVVGAALIFGGIFSFTSFVQSLIKHGMASYVPQPVAVTSSVVEETQWKQIINTIGEAQAVQSTEISSQSGGIVSEIHFKSGQEVKKGDLLFKLDTSQLKANLEEALAKLKLAKLTKDRYDQLAEQKATSKETADKADADYLSNIAQVQNIESQIAFKVVRAPFDGKIGIRNISLGQYFNNGDSAATLTKINPIFITFPVPQNKVSLISVGQEISFYSDSFPGETFKAKITAMNSFINQTNRSIMVQATYDNPDRKIFPGMFLTVHVNLPPKENSIVIPRNAVSYSLYGESVYTLKPALNPDGKPQKASYTSTANGSMETVNTDKILYKVGQVNIQVLDTRNNLALVSGLKAGTTIVTSGQNKVRKGTNAVINNDVKIDNNIYDEGIQ, translated from the coding sequence ATGTTAGATTACAAAAAAATTCTGTCCAATACAAAACAGAAAATTCATGCTAGTAAAAAAAATTATTTAGCTTTTACTATAACGACTTTAGTACTAGCCTGGCTAATCTTGGGAAACATTGGTGTTTCAATAGCTATTGTATACTTTATATTTCAATTCGGATTTATAAAGAAACAACTTTCAAGACTAAAGGATAAAAAAGTTGCATCTATTGCTGTTGTAGTTGGAGCGGCTTTAATATTTGGAGGAATATTTAGCTTTACAAGCTTTGTACAAAGCTTAATCAAACATGGGATGGCATCATATGTGCCTCAACCAGTAGCTGTAACTTCGTCTGTAGTTGAAGAAACACAGTGGAAGCAAATAATCAATACTATTGGTGAAGCCCAAGCTGTTCAATCGACCGAAATATCATCTCAATCAGGTGGTATTGTCAGCGAAATACATTTTAAAAGTGGCCAAGAAGTGAAAAAAGGAGATCTACTTTTTAAACTTGACACAAGTCAATTAAAAGCAAATTTAGAAGAAGCTCTTGCAAAACTAAAACTTGCCAAATTAACTAAAGATAGATACGATCAACTAGCTGAACAAAAAGCAACTTCTAAAGAGACTGCTGATAAAGCTGATGCTGATTATTTATCTAATATAGCACAAGTACAAAATATTGAATCCCAAATAGCTTTCAAAGTAGTCAGAGCGCCTTTTGATGGTAAGATAGGTATTAGAAATATAAGCTTAGGTCAGTATTTTAATAATGGGGATAGCGCAGCTACATTGACAAAAATAAATCCTATATTTATAACCTTCCCAGTACCACAAAACAAAGTCAGTCTAATTAGCGTTGGTCAAGAAATAAGCTTCTACTCAGACTCTTTTCCAGGAGAAACTTTTAAAGCAAAAATTACTGCCATGAACTCATTTATCAACCAAACGAACAGATCAATCATGGTTCAAGCTACTTACGATAATCCTGATCGTAAGATTTTCCCAGGCATGTTTTTAACAGTCCATGTAAACTTACCACCAAAGGAAAACTCCATAGTTATACCAAGAAATGCTGTTTCTTATAGTCTATATGGTGAATCTGTATATACTTTAAAGCCCGCACTTAACCCAGATGGTAAACCCCAAAAAGCCTCTTATACATCAACCGCTAATGGGAGCATGGAAACTGTAAATACAGATAAAATCTTATATAAAGTAGGCCAAGTAAACATACAAGTTCTAGACACCAGAAATAACTTAGCTCTAGTATCTGGACTTAAAGCTGGCACTACGATAGTTACATCTGGGCAAAACAAAGTTCGTAAAGGTACCAACGCTGTAATAAATAATGATGTGAAAATAGACAATAACATCTACGACGAAGGGATACAGTAA
- a CDS encoding tRNA CCA-pyrophosphorylase (catalyzes the addition and repair of the 3'-terminal CCA sequence in tRNA; these proteins belong to the CCA-adding enzyme subfamily 2 which does not have phosphohydrolase activity): MKTYLVGGAVRDMLLGLIPKDKDWVVVGATPEKMQELGFKKVVSSFPVFIHPITKQEYALARTERKISKGYHGFKPEFSITTTLEEDLKRRDLTINSIALDENNNIIDPFNGQQDIKNKILRHTSEAFCEDPLRVVRLARFKTQLCEFNFQIADETKKVVNNILESDELLHIAKARLYMEFIKSLKNPRVFFESLNELKSLEILFPSIHKQLNLIPSGNFFHHNLYRLATTDIKIALTFFNIDPNLLNSIRKELFLTNNQYKLIVAVNNIHTILKSKEKNDPKKILSLLKNANLLRDKCLFSKTMKAYLRLIKILCQDENIHKPITKLKLLKKLVSDINKLDIKCLVNSTPTNLLKPRVYQLHLDIVKNYIFYDTII; this comes from the coding sequence ATGAAAACTTATCTAGTAGGTGGTGCTGTTAGAGATATGTTACTTGGATTAATTCCAAAAGATAAAGATTGGGTAGTTGTCGGTGCCACTCCAGAAAAAATGCAGGAACTAGGATTTAAAAAAGTTGTATCAAGCTTTCCAGTTTTCATCCACCCCATAACAAAACAAGAATATGCTCTAGCTAGGACCGAACGTAAAATTTCTAAAGGCTATCACGGTTTTAAGCCAGAATTTTCTATAACTACAACTTTAGAAGAGGACCTAAAACGACGTGACTTAACTATTAACTCAATAGCTTTAGACGAAAATAATAATATCATTGACCCTTTTAATGGCCAACAAGATATAAAAAATAAAATTCTCAGACATACTTCAGAGGCCTTCTGTGAAGATCCGCTTAGAGTGGTTAGACTAGCTAGATTTAAAACACAATTATGTGAATTTAACTTTCAAATAGCAGATGAAACAAAAAAGGTGGTCAATAACATATTAGAGTCTGACGAGCTTCTACATATAGCAAAAGCACGTCTGTATATGGAGTTTATAAAATCACTAAAAAATCCTCGGGTTTTTTTTGAGTCACTAAATGAATTAAAATCTTTAGAAATACTCTTTCCTAGTATTCATAAACAATTAAACTTAATACCTTCCGGAAACTTTTTTCACCATAATCTATACAGGTTAGCAACTACTGATATAAAAATAGCTTTAACTTTCTTTAACATAGATCCAAATCTATTAAACAGCATTAGAAAAGAATTATTCTTAACGAATAATCAATATAAATTAATAGTGGCTGTCAATAACATCCACACCATACTTAAATCTAAAGAAAAAAATGATCCAAAAAAAATCTTATCGCTATTAAAAAATGCAAACCTGTTAAGAGATAAGTGTCTATTTAGCAAAACCATGAAAGCATATTTACGTTTAATAAAAATTTTGTGCCAAGACGAAAATATACATAAGCCAATAACTAAACTTAAGCTACTTAAAAAATTAGTTTCAGATATAAATAAATTAGATATTAAATGCTTAGTGAACTCGACACCGACAAATTTACTCAAACCAAGAGTTTATCAACTACATTTAGATATTGTCAAAAACTATATTTTTTATGATACAATAATTTAA
- the yaaA gene encoding peroxide stress protein YaaA — MIIVISPAKSQNFESKKANYNFTQPEFKQEIKELINKLKHYEIEEIEKLMKISPKLAQEVFDKHNSFEPTNFDSTNSKAAVFTFNGDVYKGLNAETLDEKTINYAQEHLLMLSGLYGLLRPLDLMQAYRLEMGTKIKIDNKILYKYWQNKITTQLNRLFENQENKTLVNLASNEYSQAIDKKLLKANWLDIDFKENKNGSYKTIGIYAKKARGLMARFILENRVKNIQDIKNFKVEGYQYNPEFSHSNLFCFTR; from the coding sequence ATGATCATCGTAATTTCCCCTGCAAAGAGCCAAAACTTTGAGTCAAAAAAAGCAAATTATAATTTTACGCAACCAGAATTTAAGCAAGAAATCAAAGAGTTGATAAATAAGCTCAAACACTATGAAATTGAAGAAATTGAAAAGTTAATGAAAATAAGCCCTAAATTGGCACAAGAAGTTTTTGATAAGCATAACAGTTTTGAACCAACTAACTTCGATAGCACAAACTCAAAAGCTGCTGTATTTACTTTTAATGGTGATGTTTATAAAGGTTTAAATGCTGAAACTTTAGATGAAAAAACTATCAACTATGCTCAAGAGCATTTACTAATGTTATCTGGTTTGTACGGACTCTTACGCCCTCTTGATCTAATGCAAGCATATAGATTAGAAATGGGTACAAAAATCAAAATAGACAATAAGATACTATACAAATACTGGCAGAATAAGATAACTACTCAGTTAAATAGGCTTTTTGAAAACCAAGAGAATAAAACTTTAGTAAACTTAGCTTCTAATGAGTATTCTCAAGCTATTGATAAAAAGCTTTTAAAGGCTAACTGGCTAGATATAGACTTTAAGGAAAATAAAAATGGCTCTTACAAAACCATAGGCATATACGCAAAAAAAGCTCGTGGCTTAATGGCTAGATTTATCCTTGAAAATAGAGTCAAGAATATCCAAGATATTAAAAATTTTAAGGTTGAGGGCTACCAATATAATCCTGAATTTTCCCACAGTAACCTTTTTTGTTTTACTAGATAG
- a CDS encoding efflux RND transporter permease subunit, translating into MKLIDIFIRKPVLSLSISFMIIVVGIGSFFTLQIRQYPYIDSATITITTSYPGANPSTIQAFVTRPLESSVGTSKGIDYMTSESALGTSSITVYVKLGYNSNDVLSEVVQNVNAVLNRLPQDAYSPSIKLNPADNFPSLILAFTSKSMNTSEISAYVNSELKPKLLAQGGLTDVNIWGFKPYAMRIYPNKEHMAEYAITPTELATAVGSNSLVSAGGQIQGPYLNYTLNPETSMSSSQEYENLIIKKSGDQIIRLKDVAKVELGAQDYNSSVTFDNKNAVLAGAVVSPEENPLTVVSKLVDQLPSIKASLPNGLDVDIAYNSTLYIESSIDEVIHTLIEAVIIVSIVMFLFLGSLRAIIVPIIAIPLSIIGAFFFMKIMGFSINLLTLLAMILAIGLVVDDAIVVLENIYRHIEEGMEPFAASIKGAREIANPVILMTLTLVVVYAPIGMMGGFTGQLFTEFAYSLAGSVLISGLVAYTLSPMMCSKVLNREMMSSKLVVFIDRFFSKLTAKYKALLEFILEIKPAIAIVGIIVLASCFIMIRGVKSELAPNEDQGFLGIMGTTPSSANINYLETFSKPLEKVLDETPGKENVFILNGVMGSNVIFGGFIMKPWDDRTISQGKVANIVQSKVTDLPGIQTYTYQTPSLPGIPRGAPMSLVIQSINDYEAINEVTNNLISKMMKSGLFVFAQSDLKFDNPVIDIDIDREKAGMLGITMSDIARTLSYSYAGGYINYFFLKGYSFQVIPQLARNEMLTQEQLSNIYIRSDATDNLFNSELPLSALLSFRTEGQPLTLNTFQQLNSATISAVMSPGVTQGQAIDYVEKLAKSELTEGFSYNFSGSARQYIENGNTMMVAFGFAIILIFLALAAQFESFRDSLVILVTIPMAISGALIPLYLGQYLGAGWASLNIYTQLGLVTLIGLISKQGIMVVEFANHLQKVDGLNKYDAIVKSSSQRLRPILMTVSAMVVGVIPLVTSSGAGAISRNCIGVVISSGLVIGAMFSLFVLPVVYMYIAEDKTLAVKKEKEQQKIIDNLSNEQH; encoded by the coding sequence ATGAAACTTATTGATATCTTCATCAGAAAACCAGTCTTATCACTTTCAATAAGCTTTATGATTATCGTTGTCGGTATTGGCTCTTTTTTCACATTACAGATTAGACAATATCCATATATAGATAGTGCAACAATAACCATAACAACCAGTTATCCAGGAGCTAACCCATCTACAATCCAAGCGTTTGTAACTAGGCCCCTTGAATCATCTGTTGGCACCTCAAAAGGTATCGACTACATGACTTCTGAGTCTGCTTTAGGTACTAGTAGTATTACTGTATACGTTAAACTTGGGTATAATTCCAACGATGTACTATCAGAAGTAGTCCAGAACGTCAATGCTGTATTAAATAGGCTTCCTCAAGATGCCTATTCTCCTTCGATTAAATTAAATCCAGCTGATAATTTCCCCTCTTTGATACTTGCTTTTACCAGTAAGTCTATGAATACATCTGAGATATCAGCTTATGTAAACTCTGAACTAAAACCTAAACTACTAGCTCAGGGGGGGTTAACAGATGTTAACATTTGGGGGTTTAAACCATACGCTATGCGTATATACCCAAATAAAGAACATATGGCAGAATATGCAATAACTCCAACTGAGCTAGCAACAGCAGTTGGATCCAATAGCTTAGTTTCTGCTGGCGGACAAATTCAAGGACCATACCTAAATTATACTCTTAATCCTGAAACAAGCATGTCATCCTCTCAAGAATATGAAAACCTGATTATAAAAAAATCTGGTGATCAAATAATCAGATTAAAAGATGTCGCTAAAGTAGAACTTGGTGCACAGGATTATAATTCATCTGTAACTTTTGATAATAAAAATGCTGTTTTGGCTGGCGCTGTAGTTTCTCCGGAAGAGAATCCTCTTACAGTAGTAAGTAAACTCGTTGATCAGCTGCCAAGTATAAAAGCAAGCTTACCAAATGGTTTAGATGTTGATATTGCCTACAATAGCACTCTTTATATAGAAAGCTCTATTGATGAAGTTATACATACTTTAATAGAAGCTGTAATTATTGTATCAATTGTGATGTTTTTATTTTTAGGTTCACTTAGAGCTATTATTGTACCGATTATTGCTATTCCGTTATCTATCATAGGAGCTTTTTTCTTTATGAAGATTATGGGATTTTCAATAAACTTGCTGACCTTATTAGCTATGATTCTCGCTATTGGTCTAGTAGTTGATGATGCTATTGTAGTACTTGAAAATATTTATAGACACATCGAAGAAGGTATGGAACCTTTCGCTGCATCTATTAAAGGGGCTCGTGAGATAGCTAATCCTGTAATATTAATGACATTAACCTTAGTGGTTGTGTACGCCCCTATTGGGATGATGGGTGGATTTACAGGTCAGCTATTTACAGAGTTTGCCTATTCTCTTGCCGGTTCAGTTTTAATATCTGGGCTTGTTGCTTATACACTTTCTCCTATGATGTGCTCAAAAGTACTTAACCGTGAAATGATGAGCTCAAAACTGGTGGTCTTTATAGATAGATTTTTTAGTAAATTAACAGCTAAATATAAAGCTCTTTTAGAATTTATATTAGAAATTAAGCCAGCAATAGCTATAGTTGGTATAATAGTCCTTGCTAGTTGTTTTATTATGATTAGAGGTGTTAAATCAGAGCTAGCTCCTAATGAAGACCAAGGTTTTTTAGGTATAATGGGTACAACTCCCTCATCAGCCAACATTAACTATTTAGAAACGTTTAGTAAACCACTTGAAAAAGTATTAGATGAAACCCCTGGTAAAGAAAATGTCTTTATACTAAATGGTGTTATGGGTTCAAATGTAATATTTGGTGGCTTTATAATGAAACCATGGGATGATCGTACCATTTCTCAGGGTAAAGTTGCAAATATAGTCCAATCAAAAGTTACCGATCTTCCTGGTATTCAAACTTATACATACCAAACACCTTCTCTTCCAGGGATACCACGTGGAGCTCCTATGTCATTAGTTATTCAAAGCATCAATGATTATGAAGCTATAAATGAAGTGACAAATAACCTAATTAGTAAGATGATGAAAAGTGGTTTGTTTGTATTTGCTCAAAGTGACCTTAAATTTGATAACCCTGTCATAGATATCGATATAGATCGTGAAAAAGCTGGTATGCTTGGCATTACTATGTCAGATATCGCTAGAACTCTTAGTTATTCATATGCTGGAGGCTACATCAATTACTTCTTTTTAAAAGGTTATAGTTTCCAGGTAATTCCACAGTTAGCCCGTAATGAAATGCTCACCCAAGAGCAACTAAGCAATATTTATATCCGTTCAGATGCTACTGATAATCTGTTTAACTCTGAGTTACCATTATCAGCTTTACTTAGTTTCCGTACAGAAGGCCAACCTCTTACATTAAATACATTCCAACAGCTCAACTCTGCAACAATTTCCGCTGTTATGTCACCAGGAGTAACTCAAGGCCAAGCTATAGACTATGTTGAGAAGTTAGCAAAAAGTGAACTTACTGAAGGGTTCTCTTACAACTTCTCAGGATCTGCACGTCAATATATTGAAAATGGTAACACTATGATGGTTGCTTTTGGTTTTGCTATTATTCTTATATTCTTAGCTTTAGCAGCTCAGTTTGAGAGCTTTAGAGATTCATTAGTAATCCTTGTAACCATACCAATGGCAATATCTGGAGCACTAATTCCCTTATACCTAGGGCAATATTTAGGAGCTGGTTGGGCTTCATTAAATATATATACACAACTAGGTTTAGTAACACTAATAGGACTGATCTCAAAACAAGGGATCATGGTAGTTGAGTTTGCTAACCACTTACAAAAAGTAGATGGTCTTAACAAATATGATGCAATTGTGAAATCATCATCCCAACGTCTTAGACCAATACTTATGACTGTATCAGCAATGGTTGTAGGTGTTATACCACTTGTAACTTCTTCAGGAGCTGGTGCAATTAGTAGAAACTGTATAGGTGTTGTTATTTCTAGTGGGCTAGTGATAGGAGCAATGTTCTCATTATTCGTTTTACCTGTGGTGTACATGTACATAGCCGAAGATAAAACTCTTGCTGTTAAAAAAGAAAAAGAACAACAAAAAATTATCGATAATCTATCTAATGAGCAACATTAG
- a CDS encoding MFS transporter yields the protein MHNESHLPNQKLLIIMAWIICLIATLNYSYDFFIRAAPGVMSHSLADAFNINSAKIGWLSSAYFISYTLMQIPAGVIIDKYNRKTVIGVATGLCVLGNYLFSATNYYEVAFTGRILMGIGSAFGFIGAAKMAAMWLPQRFFSTFISFTTIVGILGGLVTDTVLSSLVNNFGWKQGNNVFTYFGVVLFILIIIFIKDNPKHVQKFSHINESSFKQATLRLLSILTNVRFWVASTVGATMFMPINVLGSLWGVSFIQTKLNVPEVIASHINSFLFIGAAVGFGIFGIIAAYTNRFRLMIIISLSSLAILTSILMYIPLDRNTFILLYFLLGAMIGPQAITFTIAKVISPPGASGSSTACVNIVNNLIPIVLLPTIGYILSRHGSMISGSNLYDITSYQHAFITILIPTIICLPVAMFLPKRIKI from the coding sequence ATGCATAACGAATCACATTTACCAAATCAGAAACTTTTAATTATTATGGCTTGGATCATCTGTCTAATTGCAACTCTAAACTATAGCTATGATTTCTTTATTAGAGCTGCCCCTGGAGTAATGTCGCATAGTTTAGCAGATGCTTTTAATATCAACAGTGCAAAAATAGGTTGGTTGTCTTCAGCTTATTTTATTTCGTATACTTTAATGCAAATTCCAGCAGGAGTTATAATAGATAAATATAATCGCAAGACTGTAATAGGTGTGGCTACTGGTCTATGCGTGTTAGGTAATTATTTATTTTCTGCTACAAACTATTACGAGGTTGCCTTCACAGGTAGAATACTAATGGGGATTGGTTCAGCATTTGGATTTATTGGTGCTGCTAAAATGGCTGCTATGTGGTTACCTCAAAGATTTTTCTCAACGTTTATTAGTTTTACAACAATTGTAGGAATTCTAGGAGGCTTAGTAACTGACACTGTATTATCTTCTTTAGTAAATAATTTTGGGTGGAAACAAGGTAATAATGTATTTACCTACTTTGGAGTAGTACTCTTTATATTAATAATTATTTTTATAAAAGATAACCCTAAACATGTACAAAAGTTTTCTCACATTAATGAAAGTAGCTTCAAACAAGCTACTTTGAGGTTACTAAGCATCTTGACTAACGTCAGATTTTGGGTTGCTAGTACAGTAGGGGCTACTATGTTTATGCCTATAAATGTTTTAGGCTCACTTTGGGGAGTTAGTTTTATCCAAACAAAATTGAATGTACCCGAAGTCATAGCCTCTCATATTAATAGTTTTTTATTTATAGGTGCAGCGGTCGGATTTGGTATCTTTGGAATAATTGCAGCTTATACTAATCGTTTTAGACTAATGATTATTATTAGTCTTTCAAGCTTAGCTATTCTTACAAGTATATTAATGTATATACCTCTTGATAGGAATACCTTTATACTCTTATATTTTTTATTAGGCGCTATGATTGGTCCTCAAGCAATTACTTTCACTATAGCTAAAGTTATATCACCACCAGGGGCTTCCGGGTCAAGCACAGCGTGTGTAAATATAGTTAACAACCTCATACCTATAGTACTATTACCAACAATAGGCTATATTCTATCAAGACATGGATCTATGATATCAGGCTCAAACCTTTATGATATTACAAGCTACCAACATGCTTTTATTACTATCTTAATACCTACAATAATATGTCTACCAGTAGCTATGTTTCTACCCAAGAGAATTAAAATTTAA